In Zingiber officinale cultivar Zhangliang chromosome 1A, Zo_v1.1, whole genome shotgun sequence, a genomic segment contains:
- the LOC122029398 gene encoding oryzain alpha chain-like: MTSSVITLLLLAAAAASAVDVLGAGAGRSDEEVRLLYLEWRSKHRPLQNALDFDGDRFEIFKDNLLYVDEHNAAADRGDHAFRLAVNRFADLTNDEYRARYLGNSSRRRRAAGEKASDRYRLRDGDDLPDSIDWREKGAVVSVKDQGSCGSCWAFSAIAAVEGINQIVTGDLISLSEQELVDCDTSYNEGCNGGLMDYAFDFIIQNGGIDSDEDYPYKGRDTTCDTYRKNAHVVTIDSYEDVPYNDEKSLQKAVAGQPVSVAIEAAGRAFQFYYSGIFTGYCGTSLDHGVTAVGYGSKNGTDYWIVKNSWGDDWGEAGYVRLQRNIASATGKCGIAMEPSYPIKTGANPPNPGPSPPSPVKPPTVCDEYYTCPESNTCCCVYEYGSYCFAWGCCPLEDATCCDDHYSCCPYDYPICNTRDGICQMSKNSALSVKASRRTAAVPYWTRPGSEALKSSA, from the exons ATGACTTCTTCCGTCatcactctcctcctcttggccGCTGCCGCCGCCTCCGCTGTGGACGTCCTCGGCGCCGGGGCAGGGCGCAGCGATGAGGAGGTGAGGCTGCTCTACCTGGAGTGGAGGTCCAAGCACCGCCCCTTGCAAAACGCCCTCGACTTCGACGGCGACCGCTTCGAGATCTTCAAGGACAACCTCCTGTACGTGGACGAGCACAACGCGGCCGCCGACCGCGGGGACCACGCCTTCCGCCTGGCCGTGAACCGCTTCGCCGACCTCACCAACGACGAGTACCGGGCCAGGTACCTCGGGAACTCCTCCCGCCGGAGGAGAGCCGCCGGGGAGAAGGCCAGTGACCGATATCGGCTGAGGGACGGCGACGACCTCCCCGATTCCATCGATTGGAGAGAGAAGGGCGCCGTCGTCAGCGTTAAGGATCAGGGCAGCTGCG GGAGTTGCTGGGCGTTCTCGGCGATTGCTGCCGTGGAAGGCATCAACCAGATCGTCACCGGCGACTTGATTTCTCTGTCAGAGCAGGAATTGGTGGACTGCGACACCTCCTACAACGAGGGCTGCAATGGTGGACTCATGGACTATGCGTTCGACTTCATCATTCAAAACGGCGGCATCGACAGCGATGAGGATTACCCGTACAAGGGCCGAGATACAACATGCGATACTTACAGG AAAAATGCTCATGTCGTTACGATCGATTCGTATGAAGATGTTCCATACAATGACGAGAAGTCCTTGCAAAAGGCTGTTGCCGGCCAGCCGGTTAGCGTTGCTATTGAAGCGGCTGGCAGGGCTTTCCAATTCTATTATTCG GGAATATTCACTGGATACTGCGGGACTTCACTGGATCACGGTGTGACTGCTGTCGGCTACGGCTCCAAGAACGGCACGGACTATTGGATCGTTAAGAACTCATGGGGCGACGACTGGGGAGAGGCCGGGTACGTGCGGCTGCAACGAAACATCGCCTCCGCCACCGGCAAGTGCGGCATCGCCATGGAGCCTTCGTATCCCATAAAGACAGGGGCGAATCCGCCCAACCCAGGCCCGTCGCCGCCTTCCCCCGTCAAGCCGCCCACCGTGTGCGATGAGTACTACACCTGCCCGGAGAGCAACACCTGCTGCTGCGTCTACGAGTACGGCAGCTACTGCTTCGCTTGGGGATGCTGCCCTCTCGAGGACGCCACCTGCTGCGACGATCACTACAGCTGCTGCCCCTACGACTACCCTATCTGCAATACCAGGGATGGAATATGCCAAATG AGTAAGAACAGTGCCCTTAGCGTGAAGGCCTCCAGACGGACTGCTGCCGTTCCCTATTGGACTCGCCCTGGCTCTGAAGCTCTGAAGAGCAGTGCATGA
- the LOC122029407 gene encoding RNA binding protein fox-1 homolog 3-like isoform X3: MDDRAAGYYRPPTAAGGYYRSPTTSGHHSYYPPPSVHASPPPHGAPSHPYSRTPLPPLHQSQHSPPYALYQPPIYGATYVESADQPSFDDVRTLFIAGLPGDVKIREIYNLFREFAGYESAKLRSSEKSSQAYAFAVFTDQQSALAAMHSLNGLVFDLERESTLHIDLAKSNSKSKRPRTDESTYSSDRRVRVSAAYSRDFRDSAGSGSNTHMPGMVYSPYSLNGYPSTQRNQKLAYDSEHTKLNNSSAHATEINPPCPTLFVSNLGPSCTEKELTQVFSRCPGFLKLKMQNKKSVPVAFVDFEDVQSSTAGLNHLQGSIMHSSGRDGMRLEYAKSRMGLRKREKRSYEQLKSGDKFQDFPSARSFGP; encoded by the exons ATGGACGACAGGGCGGCCGGTTACTACCGCCCACCCACCGCCGCCGGCGGTTACTACCGCTCGCCTACGACCTCCGGGCACCACTCTTATTACCCTCCGCCTTCGGTCCACGCTTCTCCTCCGCCACACGGAGCTCCATCACACCCTTACAGCCGCACGCCACTACCCCCGCTACACCAGTCGCAGCACTCCCCACCGTACGCCCTTTACCAACCTCCCATTTATGGAGCCACCTACGTAGAGTCTGCAGACCAGCCGTCGTTCGACGACGTTCGGACCCTCTTTATAGCTGGGCTCCCTGGCGATGTGAAGATCCGCGAAATATATAACCTTTTCCGGGAGTTCGCTGGTTACGAATCAGCAAAGCTTAGGAGCTCCGAAAAGTCCTCTCAG GCTTATGCATTTGCTGTCTTTACTGATCAACAATCAGCGCTTGCTGCAATGCACTCCCTAAAT GGATTGGTGTTTGACCTCGAAAGAGAATCAACTCTTCACATTGATCTTGCAAAATCTAACTCTAAGTCCAAACGTCCAAGAACAG ATGAAAGCACGTATTCTTCTGATAGAAGAGTTAGGGTGTCTGCTGCATATTCGAGAGACTTTCGAGATTCTG CAGGTTCTGGAAGCAACACCCACATGCCTGGAATGGTTTATTCTCCTTACAGCTTGAATGGTTATCCCTCCACACAAAG GAACCAAAAATTGGCTTATGATTCAGAGCATACTAAGTTG aataattcatccgCTCATGCTACTGAAATTAATCCTCCTTGTCCAACACTTTTTGTGTCTAATTTGGGTCCAAGTTGTACCGAAAAGGAGTTGACTCAAGTTTTTTCAAG atGCCCAGGCTTTTTAAAATTGAAGATGCAGAACAAGAAGAGTGTTCCTGTTGCATTTGTTGATTTTGAG GATGTCCAAAGTTCTACCGCTGGCTTGAATCATTTGCAAGGGAGCATAATGCACTCATCTGGTAGGGATGGAATGCGCTTGGA ATATGCCAAAAGTCGCATGGGTCTCCGAAAACGAGAAAAGAGGAGTTACGAGCAACTCAAATCTGGTGACAAATTTCAAGATTTTCCTAGTGCTCGATCATTCGGCCCTTGA
- the LOC122029407 gene encoding RNA binding protein fox-1 homolog 3-like isoform X1, which translates to MDDRAAGYYRPPTAAGGYYRSPTTSGHHSYYPPPSVHASPPPHGAPSHPYSRTPLPPLHQSQHSPPYALYQPPIYGATYVESADQPSFDDVRTLFIAGLPGDVKIREIYNLFREFAGYESAKLRSSEKSSQAYAFAVFTDQQSALAAMHSLNGLVFDLERESTLHIDLAKSNSKSKRPRTDESTYSSDRRVRVSAAYSRDFRDSAGSGSNTHMPGMVYSPYSLNGYPSTQRNQKLAYDSEHTKLNNSSAHATEINPPCPTLFVSNLGPSCTEKELTQVFSRCPGFLKLKMQNKKSVPVAFVDFEDVQSSTAGLNHLQGSIMHSSDMPKVAWVSENEKRGVTSNSNLVTNFKIFLVLDHSALDSHTRHVFSVYKAPIVQFIW; encoded by the exons ATGGACGACAGGGCGGCCGGTTACTACCGCCCACCCACCGCCGCCGGCGGTTACTACCGCTCGCCTACGACCTCCGGGCACCACTCTTATTACCCTCCGCCTTCGGTCCACGCTTCTCCTCCGCCACACGGAGCTCCATCACACCCTTACAGCCGCACGCCACTACCCCCGCTACACCAGTCGCAGCACTCCCCACCGTACGCCCTTTACCAACCTCCCATTTATGGAGCCACCTACGTAGAGTCTGCAGACCAGCCGTCGTTCGACGACGTTCGGACCCTCTTTATAGCTGGGCTCCCTGGCGATGTGAAGATCCGCGAAATATATAACCTTTTCCGGGAGTTCGCTGGTTACGAATCAGCAAAGCTTAGGAGCTCCGAAAAGTCCTCTCAG GCTTATGCATTTGCTGTCTTTACTGATCAACAATCAGCGCTTGCTGCAATGCACTCCCTAAAT GGATTGGTGTTTGACCTCGAAAGAGAATCAACTCTTCACATTGATCTTGCAAAATCTAACTCTAAGTCCAAACGTCCAAGAACAG ATGAAAGCACGTATTCTTCTGATAGAAGAGTTAGGGTGTCTGCTGCATATTCGAGAGACTTTCGAGATTCTG CAGGTTCTGGAAGCAACACCCACATGCCTGGAATGGTTTATTCTCCTTACAGCTTGAATGGTTATCCCTCCACACAAAG GAACCAAAAATTGGCTTATGATTCAGAGCATACTAAGTTG aataattcatccgCTCATGCTACTGAAATTAATCCTCCTTGTCCAACACTTTTTGTGTCTAATTTGGGTCCAAGTTGTACCGAAAAGGAGTTGACTCAAGTTTTTTCAAG atGCCCAGGCTTTTTAAAATTGAAGATGCAGAACAAGAAGAGTGTTCCTGTTGCATTTGTTGATTTTGAG GATGTCCAAAGTTCTACCGCTGGCTTGAATCATTTGCAAGGGAGCATAATGCACTCATCTG ATATGCCAAAAGTCGCATGGGTCTCCGAAAACGAGAAAAGAGGAGTTACGAGCAACTCAAATCTGGTGACAAATTTCAAGATTTTCCTAGTGCTCGATCATTCGGCCCTTGATTCTCACACTAGACACGTCTTCTCGGTGTATAAGGCTCCGATAGTTCAGTTTATTTGGTGA
- the LOC122029407 gene encoding RNA binding protein fox-1 homolog 3-like isoform X2 — protein MDDRAAGYYRPPTAAGGYYRSPTTSGHHSYYPPPSVHASPPPHGAPSHPYSRTPLPPLHQSQHSPPYALYQPPIYGATYVESADQPSFDDVRTLFIAGLPGDVKIREIYNLFREFAGYESAKLRSSEKSSQAYAFAVFTDQQSALAAMHSLNGLVFDLERESTLHIDLAKSNSKSKRPRTDESTYSSDRRVRVSAAYSRDFRDSGSGSNTHMPGMVYSPYSLNGYPSTQRNQKLAYDSEHTKLNNSSAHATEINPPCPTLFVSNLGPSCTEKELTQVFSRCPGFLKLKMQNKKSVPVAFVDFEDVQSSTAGLNHLQGSIMHSSDMPKVAWVSENEKRGVTSNSNLVTNFKIFLVLDHSALDSHTRHVFSVYKAPIVQFIW, from the exons ATGGACGACAGGGCGGCCGGTTACTACCGCCCACCCACCGCCGCCGGCGGTTACTACCGCTCGCCTACGACCTCCGGGCACCACTCTTATTACCCTCCGCCTTCGGTCCACGCTTCTCCTCCGCCACACGGAGCTCCATCACACCCTTACAGCCGCACGCCACTACCCCCGCTACACCAGTCGCAGCACTCCCCACCGTACGCCCTTTACCAACCTCCCATTTATGGAGCCACCTACGTAGAGTCTGCAGACCAGCCGTCGTTCGACGACGTTCGGACCCTCTTTATAGCTGGGCTCCCTGGCGATGTGAAGATCCGCGAAATATATAACCTTTTCCGGGAGTTCGCTGGTTACGAATCAGCAAAGCTTAGGAGCTCCGAAAAGTCCTCTCAG GCTTATGCATTTGCTGTCTTTACTGATCAACAATCAGCGCTTGCTGCAATGCACTCCCTAAAT GGATTGGTGTTTGACCTCGAAAGAGAATCAACTCTTCACATTGATCTTGCAAAATCTAACTCTAAGTCCAAACGTCCAAGAACAG ATGAAAGCACGTATTCTTCTGATAGAAGAGTTAGGGTGTCTGCTGCATATTCGAGAGACTTTCGAGATTCTG GTTCTGGAAGCAACACCCACATGCCTGGAATGGTTTATTCTCCTTACAGCTTGAATGGTTATCCCTCCACACAAAG GAACCAAAAATTGGCTTATGATTCAGAGCATACTAAGTTG aataattcatccgCTCATGCTACTGAAATTAATCCTCCTTGTCCAACACTTTTTGTGTCTAATTTGGGTCCAAGTTGTACCGAAAAGGAGTTGACTCAAGTTTTTTCAAG atGCCCAGGCTTTTTAAAATTGAAGATGCAGAACAAGAAGAGTGTTCCTGTTGCATTTGTTGATTTTGAG GATGTCCAAAGTTCTACCGCTGGCTTGAATCATTTGCAAGGGAGCATAATGCACTCATCTG ATATGCCAAAAGTCGCATGGGTCTCCGAAAACGAGAAAAGAGGAGTTACGAGCAACTCAAATCTGGTGACAAATTTCAAGATTTTCCTAGTGCTCGATCATTCGGCCCTTGATTCTCACACTAGACACGTCTTCTCGGTGTATAAGGCTCCGATAGTTCAGTTTATTTGGTGA